The Flavobacterium faecale genome has a segment encoding these proteins:
- a CDS encoding o-succinylbenzoate synthase, which yields MTASFYKYMLDFKRPSGTSRGVMTQKETWFIVLEDEGKKGIGECGILRGLSADDRPDYEAKLQWTCENIHLGKNKLWEALLEFPSIQFGVEMAFLSLASENPFLLYPSAFTNQEKSISINGLVWMGDTDFMMEQIHEKLGQGFHCIKLKIGAIDFDQELKLLRFIRSKFTAEKIEIRVDANGAFGLNVALDKLNQLTEFELHSIEQPIRKNNTDRMADLCKTTPFPIALDEELIGEFKQEDKEALLQKIMPQYIILKPSFVGGFKGTMEWILLAEKYNIGWWITSALESNIGLNAIAQWTYLLNNPMPQGLGTGALYTNNFESPLSVEKGQLWYKPELGWEFEFEQLS from the coding sequence ATGACAGCTTCTTTTTATAAATACATGCTCGACTTCAAACGTCCATCTGGAACTTCTAGGGGTGTGATGACGCAAAAAGAAACATGGTTTATTGTGCTTGAGGATGAAGGTAAAAAAGGAATCGGGGAGTGTGGTATTTTGCGTGGTTTAAGTGCAGATGACAGACCGGATTATGAAGCCAAATTGCAATGGACTTGTGAGAACATTCACTTGGGTAAAAATAAACTTTGGGAAGCGCTTTTGGAGTTTCCTTCGATTCAGTTTGGAGTAGAAATGGCGTTCTTGTCATTGGCTAGTGAAAATCCGTTTTTGCTATATCCATCTGCTTTTACCAACCAAGAAAAATCGATTTCAATTAACGGACTAGTTTGGATGGGAGATACCGATTTTATGATGGAGCAAATTCATGAAAAACTGGGTCAGGGCTTTCATTGTATTAAATTGAAAATTGGTGCTATAGATTTTGATCAAGAATTAAAATTATTGCGTTTTATTCGAAGTAAATTCACCGCTGAGAAGATAGAAATTAGAGTCGATGCTAATGGTGCTTTTGGTTTAAATGTAGCTTTAGATAAGCTAAATCAATTAACTGAATTTGAGTTACATAGTATAGAACAACCGATTCGAAAAAACAATACTGACAGGATGGCAGATTTGTGTAAAACGACACCTTTTCCTATTGCCTTGGACGAAGAGCTAATTGGTGAGTTTAAGCAAGAAGATAAGGAAGCTTTGTTGCAGAAAATTATGCCACAATACATTATTTTGAAACCTAGTTTTGTGGGTGGCTTCAAAGGTACAATGGAATGGATATTATTGGCCGAAAAATACAATATTGGTTGGTGGATTACCTCTGCCTTAGAGAGTAATATTGGTCTTAATGCTATCGCACAATGGACCTATTTATTGAATAATCCTATGCCGCAAGGTTTGGGTACAGGTGCTCTTTATACTAATAATTTTGAGAGTCCGCTATCGGTAGAAAAAGGACAATTGTGGTACAAACCGGAGCTAGGTTGGGAATTTGAGTTCGAACAACTTTCTTAA